CGACGAGTTCGAGACCATCCCGCGGCGGCGCGCTACCGGCATGATCACCGGCAAGCCGGTGGGCATGGGCGGCTCCTGGGCCGCACCGAGGCGACCGGCTACGGCTGCGTCTACTGCCTGCGTGAAGCGCTCACCGAGATGAAGGTCGACGTCAAGAGCACGACCGCCAGCGTGCAGGGCTTCGGCAACGTGGCGCAGTACGCGATCGAGCTGTACACCCGCATGGGCGGCAAGGTCGTCTGCGTGTCGAGCTGGAACCAGGCCGAGCAGAAGTCGGTCTCGTACTTCAAGGCTGCCGGTGTCGACCTCGCGCAGCTGCAGGCGATCACCGACCGCTTTGGCGGCATCGATCCGGCCAAGGCCCGCGAGTTGGGCTACGAGATCCTGCCGGGCGAGGCCTGGCTGGATCGCGAAGTGGACATCCTGATCCCGGCCGCGATCGAGAACCAGATCACCGGCGCCAACGTCGAGAAGATCAACAAGCGCGTGAAGCTGGTCGTCGAGGGCGCGAACGGGCCGACGACGCCCGAGGCCGACGCGGTGCTGTCGAAGCGCGGCATCTTCGTGATTCCCGACTTCCTGGCCAACGCCGGCGGCGTGACCTGCAGCTACCTGAGCAGGTCCAGTGCAACATGAACTACTTCTGGGACCGCGACGACGTGCTGAACAAGCTGGACGCCAAGATGACCGCGGCGTACCACTCGGTCAGCGACCTCGCACGCAAGCAGAAGCTGTACATGCGCGATGCCGCCTATGTGGTGGCCGTGAACCGGGTGGCGGCGGCCTGCCGCAGCCGCGGCTGGGTCTAGCATGGACAAGGCGCGCGGCGGGCAGCCTGATGACTCCGCCGCGCGTTCGCGGTCGTGCCGTGGCGCGAACTGCTGGAAGTGATCCGCCAGGGTCGCGGCCGGCAGTTCGTTCGCGTTTCCAGGAAGATGCTCAACCACCTCTGCTCGATCGGCCTGAGCGAGGCGCAGGTCATGCTGGCCGAGGTGGATGCCGGCCCGGCCGGCCCGGCCCGGCGCGAGGGGCGCCCCGCCGGAAGCGGGCAACACGGCCTGAGCAAGAAGCCGGGGGCACGCGTGCCCCTTGAGCATTCCCGCTGATGACCGGTGCGCCGTTCGAACTGGCGGCGCGGTACATCCCGGACGAGGAGATCTCCGAACGGCTGCAGCGCTGGCTCAAGGAGGACGAGGCCAGCTTCTTCGGCACCGTCGTCGCAGATCCGCGCAGCACCATGCCGGAGATCGCCGAAGCCATCAGGCGCTACAACGACGTCCTGCGCGGGCGCAGCGGCCTGGCGCCGAGCACGCTCAAGAGCCTGCGCGTGTCGCTGATCCAGCGCTTCCTCACCGAACAGCTCGACTACATCAACGTGGCCAAGGAAGTGGCGCGGATCACCGACTTCCACGATCTGCTCGATCGCGTCATCATGACGCGCGGCTGCTACGGCAAGCTGGGAGGCAAGGCCTCGGGCCTGTTGCTCGCCGGCTGGATCCTCGAGCAGCCGGAGGCCCGCGAGCTGGGTGTCGGCGACATCAAGACGCCCCGCACCTGGCACGTCGTCTCGGACGTCATCATGGATTTCATCCGGCTGAACGACCTCGACGATGTCATGGACCAGAAGTACAAGGACATCAGCCAGGTCCGCCGCGAGTACCCGAACATGGTGCAGCTGTTCATGAACAGCCCGTTCCCGCCGGAACTGGTGGAAGGGCTGGCGCGGGCCCTGGACTACTTCGGCGACGTGCCGCTGATCATCCGCAGCTCGAGCCTGCTCGAGGACCGCTTCGGGACGGCCTTTTCCGGCAAGTACAAGAGCCTCTTCCTGCCCAACTGCGGCACGCGCGAGGAACGTCTTTCCGCGCTCCAGGACGCGGTGGCCGAGGTGTGGGCCTCGATCCTCGGGCCCGACCCGATCGAGTACCGGCGCGAGCGCGGCCTGCAGGAATTCGTCGAGGAAATGGGCATCCTCATCCAGGAGGTTGTCGGCACCAGGGTCGGGCGCTACTGGCTCCCCGCGTTCGCCGGTGTCGCCTTCAGCCTGAACGAGTTCCGCTGGTCGCCGCGCATCCGGCGCGAGGACGGCCTGATCCGCCTGGTGCCCGGGCTGGGCACGCGCGCGGTCGATCGCGTGGGCGACGACTTCCCGGTGCTGGCGGTGCCGGGCCAGAGGCCTGAGGGCGCACGCCACGCTGCAGGAGACGTTGCGTTACAGCCCGCGCCGCGCTGACGTCATCAACCTGGAGACCGCCGAATTCGAGACCGTCGACCTGGATGCGCTGCTGAAGGAGTTCGGCGACGAGTATCCGATGGTCGACCGCGTCTTCTCCGTGCTGCGGGGCGGTCACCTGCAGCAGGTCCAGAAGATGATGATGGATCCCACCAAGGAAGACCTGGTGGCCGACATGCGCGGCCTGCTGGACGGCACCGACTTCATGCCGCGCGTGCAGGCCCTGCTCAAGACGCTGGAGATGTACCTGCAGTCGCCGGTGGACATCGAGTTTGCCCATGACGGCAAGGATTTCTACCTGGTGCAGTGCCGGCCGCAGGCCATGTCGGGCGACACGGCGCCGTCGGTGATCCCGCACGACGTCAGTCCCGAGGACGTGCTGTTCACCGCGAACCGTTTCGTCTCGAACGGCCAGGTGCCGGACATCACGCACGTCGTGTACGTGGTGCCGGAAGCGTACACGGCCCTGCCGGACCGCGAGACGATGGCCCAGGTCGGCCGCGTGGTCGGCGCGCTCAACGGCCTCCTGCGGAAGCGCTCGTTCGTGCTGATCGGGCCGGGGCGCTGGGGCAGCCGCGGGGACATCAAGCTGGGCGTCTCGGTGACCTACGCCGACATCAACAACACGGCGATGCTGGTCGAGGTGGCGCGCCGGCGCGGCGACTATGTGCCCGACCTCAGCTTCGGGACCCATTTCTTCCAGGACCTGGTCGAGGCGGGGATCCGCTACCTGCCCCTTTATCCCGACGACCCGGGCGTTGTTTTCCAGGAGGAGTTCCTCCTGACGGCGCCCAACCGCCTGGCCGAGCTGCTGCCGGACCATGCGCCGCTCGAGCACTGCGTGCGCGTGATCGACATCCCGGCGGCTTCGCACGGGCGCGTGCTGCGCATCTACCAGAATGCCGACCTTGACCACGCGCTGGCCGTCCTCGAGGAGCCCGGTGAACGGCGGGGGCCCGGTGTCGGACGCGGCGCCACGGGTGCGGGCTCGCCGCTGCGGCATGCGCGCTGGCGCCGGCAGGTGGCCGAGGAGCTGGCGCGCGGCCTGGATCCGGCCACGAGCGGCGTGGTCGCCGTGCACCGGCGCGGTTCGGTCGCCGACGGGCGGGCCTCGGCCGAAAGCGACCTCGACCTGGTGCTGCGGTTCGGCGGCGACGCCGGGCAGCGCGCGCGTCTGGAAGCCTGGCTCGACGGCTGGAATCGCGCGCTGACGGTGCTCAACCAGCAGAACACCGGCGTGCGCGTGGAGCGGTTGCTCGACGCCGTGATCGTGGCCGCCGACGACATCGAGGTGGCCGGCGGGCAGCAGTTGCCCATGGCCGGCGAGGACTGACCACCCGGATTCGCCAGATGTTCGAATTCCCAGGCCAACAAGTACCCTCACCACGCAAGGAGCACCATGAGCACCGCTGCCCGCCCCAGCCTGACGCGCCGCATGGCCGAGTACGCCGTAGGCCTGCGCTATGACGACCTGCCCGCCGACGACGTGAAGGAAGCCAAGCGCTTCCTGCTGGACTCGGTGGGCTGCGCCCTGGCCGCCGTGCGCAACCCGGACATGGCCGCCATGTACCGCTTCATCCGCCGGCAGGGCGGCACGCCCGAGGCCACGCTGATCGGCACCGGCGAGAAGACGAACGCCGCGAACGCATCGCTGATGAACAGCCTGCTGATCCGCGCGCTCGACTACAACGACATCTTCTCGGAGCAGGACCCGAGCCGTCCCTCGGACATCATCGTCGGCGCGCTGTGGCCGGCCGAAGGCCTGCGGGCGCGACGGTCGCGAGGCCATCGTCGGCATCATGATCGCCTACGAGCTGGAACTCGGTGGTGCCTGGCCTGCTTCCCCGGCGTGCGCGAGGTGGGTTGGCACCATGCGACGCTGACGCAGTGCGTCAGCCCGTTCGTCGCCGGTCGCATGTACGGGCTGGGTGTCGACCAACTGGTGGCGGCCGCAGGCATCAGCGGCAGCAGCCACGTCACGCTGGGCGGTGTCGTGGCCGGTCACCTGACGAACATGAAGAACACCGCCGACCCGCTGGCCACGCAGTGGCGGTGCTGGCGGCGCAGATGGCGGCCGAGGGCTACGAGGGCCCGGTCGAGGTCATCGAGGGCAAGGAGGGCTTCCAGCACGTCATCCACAATGTGCAGCTGAAGCCGGAGATCCTGCTCGACGGCCTGGGCACGCAGCCGCCGATGATCCGCCGCTGCGGCTACAAGGCCTTCCCGACCGAGGCCCTGACGCACCAGCCGATGTCGGCCGTGCTGGGCGCGATGCAGGAGAACGGGCTGAAGGCGGAGGACCTGGCGTCCATCCACATCCAGACGACGACGCGCGGCGCCGACATCCTCAGCGACGCGAGCAAGTACGATCCGCAGACCAGGAGACGGCTGACCACAGCCTGCCCTACTGCCTGGCGGCGGTGGCGGCCGACGGCGGCGTCTACCCGAAGAGCTTCGAGAAGGAGAAGCTCTTCGACCCGCGGATCCGGGCGCTGCTGCCGAAGATCAAGGTCGTGGCCAATGCCGGGATCGACGCCATGTTCGCGGGTACCAAGCGCGCCATCGCCACCCTGACGACCGGGGATGGGCGCACGTTCACCAAGACGGTCGACCACGCCAGGGCAGCCCGCGCAACCCGCTCAGCGACGACGAGCTGGTCGCGAAGTTCCGCGCCAATGCCGGCGGCGTGCTGGACAAGGCCGCGCAGGACCGCGTCATCGAGGCCACCTGGGACTTCGAGAACTGCCGGGACCTGGGCGCCTACCTGAAATTGTTGAAGACGGACTTATTCCGGGCGGGCAGCAAGCGACAGCCGGGGGCGCGCTTGGCGTTGGCCGGGCGCGCCTTCGCATGCTATATTGAATAAAGCGCACCACTGGTGGGTACGCTGCAACGATTTCTGGCTCGTGGGGGCGAATTGGTCTCGACGTGGTCGGAGGACCGTTGGCTGCATGCCGAGATCCCGCCTATCTCGTTAAACGGTGGAAAAAAACAAGTGACGAAGCCAACTTCGCACTGGCTGCCTAATTAAGTAGCCCGTTCCCGGTCGGGGGGTCGCCGGACTGGCCCAATGGGAGCCGTTTTCCGGTGTCTGGTCCAGAAGCAGGTCCCTGGCGGACGGACGAGACTTTTAGAGGGACTAGCCTGATGGTTGGCACGTTCCCTGGCCATCCTGAGGGTTAAATTAACAGGGGACTAAGCATGTAGATGCCGGCGGGGCGCCGGTTACGGACGCGGGTTCGATTCCCGCCGCCTCCACCAGTTGATCGCGCGGCCCGTGCCGCGCTGCCGTGGGAAGGGGTCGCCGCGGGTGACCCCTTCTTCATGTGCTGCCCGTCCTCCGCTTGCCGGTGCGCTAATCCATCACCGCCGCCGACTTCACCTGGGCCCAGACCGCGCTGCCCGGCTCCAGCCCGAGCGCCGCCACCGATCGTCGCGTGACGCGGGCCAGCAGCGCGGTTTCGCCCAGGCGCACCCGCACCAGGGCCAGCGCCGGGTGGGAATCGTCGACGATGCCGTCGACCAGCCCCGGCAGCGCGTTGAGGATGCTGCTTCCCTGTGGCGACGAGAGCGCGAGGCTCACATCGCGGGCCAGGACCCGCACCCGCACCCGGCTGCCTGCCGCCTTGCCCCGGTCGGCCAGCCAGA
This genomic interval from bacterium contains the following:
- a CDS encoding MmgE/PrpD family protein, with translation MSTAARPSLTRRMAEYAVGLRYDDLPADDVKEAKRFLLDSVGCALAAVRNPDMAAMYRFIRRQGGTPEATLIGTGEKTNAANASLMNSLLIRALDYNDIFSEQDPSRPSDIIVGALWPAEGLRARRSRGHRRHHDRLRAGTRWCLACFPGVREVGWHHATLTQCVSPFVAGRMYGLGVDQLVAAAGISGSSHVTLGGVVAGHLTNMKNTADPLATQWRCWRRRWRPRATRARSRSSRARRASSTSSTMCS
- a CDS encoding MmgE/PrpD family protein; the protein is MAAEGYEGPVEVIEGKEGFQHVIHNVQLKPEILLDGLGTQPPMIRRCGYKAFPTEALTHQPMSAVLGAMQENGLKAEDLASIHIQTTTRGADILSDASKYDPQTRRRLTTACPTAWRRWRPTAASTRRASRRRSSSTRGSGRCCRRSRSWPMPGSTPCSRVPSAPSPP